GTATCCCTTTTCTATCCCATTTGGATAATAAATAAAATTTTTGATTTTCTTTATCATCAAATCCATTTAAATAACCTGTTTTTTCTTTTTGTAAACAAATTTTATCAAATACTTCTTGGTTCTTTTTCAAAGAAAAACGTAAATTACAATATTTGAAAGTATGCAAAATCTCTTCGAAAACTGTTGTGTTGCATTTTTCTTTTTTTATTATTTTATTTCCATGATTTAAAATTAATTGAATCAATTCTTCTTCAAGAAGAAGAAGAGTGTTTTGGTTCTTTTTTTTGCTCTGGATCGCTTTAACCGTACGAAGTCTTTGTCCATTTTTTTTGTTGATTCTTTCTAATTCATGAATTAGAACTTCTTGACGAATTTTTAAAATTTTGGATGCTTCTTGCAAGTATAATTCTTTTTGAAGAACATTGGAAATTTTTGAAATACTATTCAAAATGTTTAAAATCAAAAATGATTTTTTAATGGGATCATCTTGATGAAATTTTTCATATATTTTTTGTTTAAAAGAAACAAAATTATAGCTTTTTTTCGCTAAGAAACCTTTTAATTGAGTGGGAGAATACTTTTTAGATATAGAATCTGGATCTTCTCCGTTAGAAAGAAATAATATACGTAAATTCATTCCTTGTTCCAGTATCATATTAATTCCTCTTAAAGAGGCTTGAATTCCAGAACGATCTCCATCATAAAAAAGAACAATATTTTTTGTAAATTTTTTGATCAATAGTATTTGATCGACAGTCAGTGAAATTCCAGAAGAAGAAACCACATTCTTGATTCCAGATTGATGTAAAGAAATAACATCTGTATATCCTTCCACTAAATAACAAAGATCTTCTTTGAGAATGTTTTTTTTAGCTTGAAATAAACCATATAGAATTTTACTTTTTTGAAAGATATCGCTTTCGGATGAATTGATATATTTCGAAGAACTAGAATCAATATTTCTCCCACCAAAACCTATCACCCTTCCTGATAAATTATGGATTGGAAACATCACACGTTGACGAAAACAATCAAAAAAATTATTATAATATTTACTGAAAACAGTAAAACCCGATTTTTTTAGATCCCGTATTTTAAATCCTTTTTCTAAGGCTTTTTTCGTAAAAAAACTCCAATAAAGAGGGGCATAACCTAATCCAAATTTCTGAATTATTTTCATATTAAATCCTCTTTTTTGAATTAAATAATTGAATCCATTTTTCTGTCCCTCTTTAGTAAAAAACAATTGATTTATGAAAAAATGTTTTGCATAATCTTGTATCAAGTATAATTTTTCATATTCTTCATGGTCTATTTTACTAAATTTTTCTGTATAATCAATTTTGATATCATATTTTTTAGCAAGATAACGTAATGATTCTACATAAGTAAAATGTTCATGTTCCATAAGAAAAGTAATAATATTTCCACCTTTTCCAGAACTGAAATCTTTCCATATTTTTTTTGTAGGAGAAACTATAAAAGAAGGCGTTTTTTCATTAGAAAAAGGACTAAGTCCTCTATAATTTAGACCACTTTTTTTTAATTCTACAAAATCTCCAATTAAATCTTCTATACAAGAAACAGAAAGTATTTTTTTTATAGTTTCTTTAGAAATCATGACAAATCATTATTACAAAATTTCATTTTATGAATAATTTTTTTTGGATTCGAATTAGAAAAAATAGTAGTTCCTGCTACTAATATATCTGCTCCATTTTTAAATAAAAAGGAAGCATTTTCTAAATTAATTCCTCCATCAACTTCTATGAGAGCAGAAGAATCTTTTTTTAAGATTAAATCTTTAGTTTCTTCTAATTTTTGATATGTTTGTCTAATAAACTTCTGTCCGCTAGAACCAGGATTAACACTCATCAATAAAACA
This sequence is a window from Blattabacterium cuenoti. Protein-coding genes within it:
- the dnaG gene encoding DNA primase — its product is MISKETIKKILSVSCIEDLIGDFVELKKSGLNYRGLSPFSNEKTPSFIVSPTKKIWKDFSSGKGGNIITFLMEHEHFTYVESLRYLAKKYDIKIDYTEKFSKIDHEEYEKLYLIQDYAKHFFINQLFFTKEGQKNGFNYLIQKRGFNMKIIQKFGLGYAPLYWSFFTKKALEKGFKIRDLKKSGFTVFSKYYNNFFDCFRQRVMFPIHNLSGRVIGFGGRNIDSSSSKYINSSESDIFQKSKILYGLFQAKKNILKEDLCYLVEGYTDVISLHQSGIKNVVSSSGISLTVDQILLIKKFTKNIVLFYDGDRSGIQASLRGINMILEQGMNLRILFLSNGEDPDSISKKYSPTQLKGFLAKKSYNFVSFKQKIYEKFHQDDPIKKSFLILNILNSISKISNVLQKELYLQEASKILKIRQEVLIHELERINKKNGQRLRTVKAIQSKKKNQNTLLLLEEELIQLILNHGNKIIKKEKCNTTVFEEILHTFKYCNLRFSLKKNQEVFDKICLQKEKTGYLNGFDDKENQKFYLLSKWDRKGIQVSSHEDHIDQYIMDLLLRYRSLYISKLIKKEIIHHHLTKNDDKKSFLKKIMYLTNIKNEIHKKLHREVT